In Streptomyces canus, one DNA window encodes the following:
- a CDS encoding carbohydrate binding domain-containing protein, producing the protein MRNPLGRSRLLALLGSAALAFVGAVALPGTAQAANILTNPGFESGNLSPWTCTGNLGSVVSSPVHGGTKSLQGAVSSSDNAQCSQTVAVQPNTTYSLSGWVRGSYVYLGVDGGASTWTTSPSAYSRLTTSFTTGASQTSATVYVHGWYAQGTYYADDISLDGPGGGGGSDTQAPSAPTGLAATGKTSSSVSLKWNASTDNVGVTGYDIYSGSTNVLTVSGTSATVSGLSPSTAYTFTVKARDAAGNASGASNSVSVTTDAGGGGGTGFKQAAPYLYEGWGDPPNPSTVMSATGVKWFTMAFVLDSGGCNPAWDGTRPLTGGVDQTTVNQIRSAGGDIVPSFGGWQGSKLGANCSSASALAAALQKVIDAYSLKAIDMDIENSDEFENEAVQARILTALKTVKANNPGLKTIVTFGTSTTGPTYYGNRLIEQAQSLGANIDVFTIMPFDFGGGSDMYGNTVNASEGLKTKLKSTFGWDDATAYAHIGISGMNGLSDQQELTSTAIWTQIRDWANSRHIARLAFWSVNRDRPCPGGGVTSNCSGISQNNWQFTSITAGFTG; encoded by the coding sequence GTGCGCAACCCACTCGGACGTTCCAGACTTCTCGCTCTCCTCGGCTCCGCGGCACTGGCTTTCGTCGGTGCCGTCGCTCTGCCCGGCACGGCTCAGGCAGCCAACATCCTGACCAACCCCGGCTTCGAATCCGGGAACCTCTCCCCCTGGACCTGCACCGGCAACCTCGGTTCGGTCGTCTCCTCCCCCGTACACGGTGGCACCAAGTCCCTTCAGGGCGCGGTGAGTTCGAGCGACAACGCCCAGTGCAGCCAGACCGTCGCCGTCCAGCCGAACACGACCTACAGCCTCAGCGGCTGGGTGCGCGGCTCCTACGTCTACCTCGGCGTGGACGGCGGCGCGTCCACGTGGACGACCTCCCCGTCGGCGTACAGCCGGCTCACCACGAGCTTCACCACCGGCGCCTCGCAGACCAGTGCCACCGTCTACGTCCACGGCTGGTACGCCCAGGGCACCTACTACGCCGACGACATCAGCCTCGACGGGCCCGGCGGGGGCGGTGGTTCGGACACACAGGCGCCGAGCGCGCCGACCGGACTTGCCGCCACGGGCAAGACGTCGTCCAGCGTGTCCCTGAAGTGGAACGCCTCGACGGACAACGTGGGCGTCACGGGCTACGACATCTACAGCGGCTCCACCAACGTCCTCACCGTCTCCGGGACGTCCGCCACCGTCAGCGGTCTCTCGCCGAGCACGGCGTACACCTTCACCGTCAAGGCGCGCGACGCGGCCGGGAACGCCTCCGGGGCGTCCAACTCCGTGAGCGTGACGACCGACGCGGGCGGCGGGGGCGGCACCGGCTTCAAGCAGGCCGCGCCGTATCTGTACGAGGGCTGGGGCGATCCGCCGAACCCGAGCACGGTGATGAGCGCGACCGGCGTCAAGTGGTTCACGATGGCGTTCGTGCTGGACTCCGGTGGCTGCAATCCCGCCTGGGACGGCACCCGGCCGCTGACCGGCGGTGTCGACCAGACGACCGTCAACCAGATCCGTTCCGCCGGTGGTGACATCGTGCCGTCGTTCGGCGGCTGGCAGGGCAGCAAGCTCGGCGCCAACTGCTCCTCCGCGAGCGCGCTCGCGGCCGCCCTCCAGAAGGTGATCGACGCCTACTCGCTCAAGGCGATCGACATGGACATCGAGAACAGCGACGAGTTCGAGAACGAGGCCGTGCAGGCGAGGATCCTGACCGCGCTGAAGACGGTCAAGGCCAACAACCCCGGCCTGAAGACCATCGTCACCTTCGGCACCTCGACCACCGGCCCGACCTACTACGGCAACCGGCTCATCGAGCAGGCGCAGTCGCTGGGCGCGAACATCGACGTCTTCACCATCATGCCGTTCGACTTCGGCGGCGGCAGCGACATGTACGGCAACACCGTGAACGCGTCGGAGGGGCTGAAGACCAAGCTGAAGTCGACCTTCGGGTGGGACGACGCGACGGCCTACGCCCACATCGGGATCTCCGGTATGAACGGGCTCAGTGATCAGCAGGAGTTGACGAGCACGGCGATCTGGACCCAGATCCGTGACTGGGCGAACTCCCGTCACATCGCCCGGCTCGCGTTCTGGTCGGTCAACCGGGACCGGCCGTGCCCGGGCGGCGGAGTGACGAGCAACTGCTCCGGCATCAGCCAGAACAACTGGCAGTTCACCTCGATCACGGCCGGCTTCACCGGCTGA